One Natrinema halophilum genomic window carries:
- a CDS encoding glycosyltransferase family 2 protein, protein MTESAAGAVLRPVDHSDPAVSVVVPTIPRNDHDAVVEHLREQTGGAYEVIVVDDATLDICEARNAGIRAARGDIVALTDDDCRPSRDWLAGITDAFDRDSQLVCLEGAVRGGRTYDGERMYVGCNLAFDREAALAAGGFRSAFAGWRDDTEFGWRMERDADGRCTYRDDVEMYHPDQPRATIDEVLEARLRREYPERYEDVIVPDTLSGRVNDWLWRKGFWNVMDTLRYDLPSVIRSDR, encoded by the coding sequence GTGACGGAATCGGCGGCTGGCGCCGTTCTACGGCCGGTCGATCATTCGGACCCCGCCGTTTCCGTCGTCGTTCCGACGATTCCCCGGAACGATCACGACGCGGTCGTCGAACACCTCCGCGAGCAGACGGGTGGTGCATACGAAGTGATCGTCGTGGACGACGCCACGCTCGATATCTGCGAGGCGCGCAATGCGGGTATCCGTGCTGCTCGCGGTGATATCGTGGCGCTAACCGACGACGATTGTCGGCCGTCGCGGGACTGGCTCGCGGGTATCACTGACGCGTTCGATCGCGACTCCCAACTCGTTTGTCTCGAAGGGGCCGTCCGCGGAGGCCGGACGTACGACGGCGAGCGGATGTACGTCGGGTGCAATCTCGCGTTCGATCGCGAGGCAGCACTCGCAGCCGGTGGGTTCCGATCGGCATTTGCCGGCTGGCGCGACGATACCGAATTCGGCTGGCGGATGGAACGGGATGCCGACGGTCGCTGTACGTACCGTGACGACGTGGAGATGTACCACCCGGACCAGCCTCGAGCGACGATCGACGAGGTGCTCGAAGCGCGCCTCCGACGGGAGTACCCCGAGCGCTACGAGGACGTCATCGTTCCCGACACGCTGTCGGGCCGAGTGAACGACTGGCTGTGGCGAAAGGGGTTCTGGAACGTCATGGACACGCTTCGGTACGACCTCCCGAGTGTAATCAGATCCGACAGATGA
- a CDS encoding glycosyltransferase family 2 protein, giving the protein MSDPTVALGVKVFNRSEKLKTLLESVPADEYDTVYVADDGRTEERSHLYERTWPFDLELIDLPYDAGLGVGRNAIVDELSETYLTIVDSDHEVPANVAVLTQQLENRPEFGGISGLLLEHGTIQGLCHDLYENGDVLVRDTGSKTSETVAQYPLVEFDFVPNVATFRRACLEDRAWDENYVIGREHLDFFVAHHHETDWRFGTCPAVLFPHSPGGGSEYDTNRHDPAKHLASKSYFRTKWGYDQVIAREFWLGNQSVDTPLATFSGDIPVPTWLGAKVMKLRDARLRLAAATAGASNPLTEVIGR; this is encoded by the coding sequence GTGAGCGATCCCACCGTCGCTCTCGGGGTCAAAGTCTTCAACCGATCCGAGAAGCTGAAGACGCTCCTCGAGTCCGTCCCTGCAGACGAGTACGACACGGTCTACGTCGCCGACGACGGCAGGACCGAGGAACGCAGCCACCTCTACGAACGGACGTGGCCGTTCGACCTCGAGTTGATCGACCTCCCTTACGACGCGGGACTCGGCGTCGGCCGCAACGCGATCGTCGACGAACTCTCCGAAACGTACCTGACGATCGTCGACAGCGACCACGAAGTACCGGCGAACGTAGCGGTACTCACACAACAACTCGAGAACCGCCCGGAGTTCGGGGGGATTAGCGGTCTGTTGCTGGAGCACGGAACGATCCAGGGCCTGTGTCACGACCTCTACGAGAACGGAGACGTACTCGTCCGCGATACGGGCTCGAAGACGTCGGAGACGGTCGCGCAGTACCCGCTCGTCGAATTCGACTTCGTTCCGAACGTCGCGACGTTTCGCCGGGCGTGTCTCGAGGACCGAGCCTGGGACGAAAACTACGTGATCGGTCGCGAGCACCTCGATTTCTTCGTTGCCCACCATCACGAGACTGACTGGCGGTTCGGCACCTGTCCCGCCGTACTGTTCCCTCACTCTCCCGGCGGTGGGAGCGAGTACGATACCAACCGACACGATCCTGCCAAGCACCTCGCGAGCAAGTCCTACTTCCGAACGAAGTGGGGATACGACCAGGTGATCGCCCGCGAATTCTGGCTTGGGAATCAGTCCGTTGATACGCCACTTGCAACCTTCAGCGGCGACATCCCGGTTCCGACGTGGCTTGGGGCGAAAGTAATGAAATTGCGCGATGCGCGATTGCGACTGGCGGCTGCGACCGCGGGCGCGAGCAACCCGCTCACGGAGGTGATCGGGAGATGA
- a CDS encoding glycosyltransferase: MTDVAILHDRFPGIGGGEEFAIEAARVLDAPIYTTYVAGGTDIPADVDVIPFQQSKYTSLPWRPLLEWKNEGMNPLETLNVALDITDAHPDLALYDVILESAPLSKYYVPQVGQRVVHYPHSPPRWLYDLYRDRLSSFKKPFVEAGVKAYAKGWRALDKEANDYVDQFVANSELVRDRIRRFYGRDATVVYPPVTGNWRNDGDDGYFVTWSRLAPEKRIDLVAKAFAGLDERLVIAGDGKQREQLEEFAAAYDNIEVRGYVDDIESLVARATAVVYAPKQEDFGLVGAETMMAGKPLLGVDEGFTRYQVEGGRTGLLFEPTVASIRETVRRFDPADFDPVEIRQAARCYEYDCFEENLKAVVAETAAADVGQQPLEPDRPGVDHPPGTSLQRNRRPQSTDEQIRNVDETVENGLEEVTDQ; the protein is encoded by the coding sequence ATGACCGACGTCGCGATTCTCCACGACCGCTTTCCCGGCATCGGCGGCGGCGAGGAGTTCGCCATCGAGGCCGCACGCGTCCTCGACGCGCCAATCTACACGACGTACGTGGCGGGTGGGACCGACATCCCCGCCGACGTCGACGTGATTCCGTTTCAGCAGTCGAAGTACACTTCGCTGCCGTGGCGGCCCTTACTCGAGTGGAAAAACGAGGGGATGAATCCCCTCGAGACGCTCAACGTGGCGCTGGACATAACCGACGCACACCCGGATCTCGCGCTGTACGACGTGATCCTCGAGAGCGCGCCGCTGTCGAAATATTACGTTCCCCAGGTCGGTCAACGGGTCGTCCACTACCCGCACAGCCCACCGCGGTGGTTGTACGACCTCTATCGGGATCGGCTCTCGTCGTTCAAAAAACCGTTCGTCGAGGCCGGTGTCAAGGCCTATGCAAAGGGATGGCGGGCACTAGACAAGGAGGCGAACGACTACGTCGACCAGTTCGTCGCGAACAGCGAACTGGTCCGCGACCGCATCCGGCGGTTCTACGGGCGCGACGCGACGGTCGTTTACCCACCGGTCACAGGTAACTGGCGCAACGATGGAGACGACGGCTACTTCGTCACCTGGTCACGACTCGCCCCCGAAAAGCGAATCGACCTGGTCGCGAAGGCCTTCGCGGGTCTGGACGAACGGCTCGTCATCGCCGGCGACGGGAAACAGCGCGAGCAACTCGAGGAATTCGCGGCTGCCTACGACAACATCGAGGTTCGCGGATACGTCGACGACATCGAATCTCTCGTCGCCCGAGCGACCGCGGTCGTCTACGCACCGAAACAGGAGGATTTCGGCCTCGTCGGAGCAGAAACCATGATGGCCGGGAAACCGTTGCTCGGCGTGGACGAGGGCTTTACCCGATATCAGGTGGAAGGCGGTCGGACCGGCTTGCTCTTCGAGCCGACCGTCGCGTCGATCCGTGAGACTGTTCGACGGTTCGATCCCGCAGACTTCGATCCCGTCGAGATCCGGCAGGCCGCCAGATGCTACGAATACGACTGCTTCGAGGAGAACCTCAAAGCAGTGGTCGCGGAGACGGCCGCCGCCGACGTCGGTCAGCAGCCGTTGGAACCGGATCGGCCGGGCGTGGATCACCCGCCCGGGACGTCGCTGCAACGCAACCGACGGCCACAGTCGACCGACGAACAAATTCGGAACGTCGACGAAACCGTTGAAAACGGATTGGAGGAGGTGACCGATCAGTGA
- a CDS encoding glycosyltransferase, with protein sequence MKRFVEALFGLVALTGLPYLIYLGVYYLRQPSGTPADTWPEEPSVSIVLPTYNEASIVESKLQELVDLDYPMEEVEIIVVDSSDDGTADLVETFFAGRREPELTLIRENGRRGLATALNEAYAAASNEVVVKTDCDSRLAPDAVRKATANLADPDVSGVTGRNAAVIGDSQVERGYRDIQTMIQILESHIDSTLIFHGPFSAFDRDAIVPIDEDSIADDTELALKIRRNGGRVVFDPDIHYKEAAHSAFSKRRQQKDRRAMGLLRLLWRQRDALGRHGAYGRIVLPFNWWFMVVSPWLVATGLAVATIGSLTLLGPLGLATPVGILAFTVLGSRDALGPMQPFYSLFDTQISLLRASISLIRARADEEDGHDGTWEPDQELREVLQ encoded by the coding sequence ATGAAGCGTTTCGTCGAGGCTCTGTTCGGGTTAGTTGCGCTGACTGGTCTCCCGTATTTAATATACCTCGGGGTGTACTACCTTCGGCAGCCGTCCGGGACGCCCGCCGATACGTGGCCGGAGGAACCGTCGGTGAGTATCGTCCTTCCGACGTACAACGAGGCTTCGATCGTCGAGTCGAAACTCCAGGAACTCGTCGATCTCGACTATCCGATGGAGGAAGTCGAGATCATCGTCGTCGACTCGAGCGACGACGGAACGGCCGATCTGGTCGAGACGTTCTTCGCTGGGCGCCGGGAACCGGAACTCACGCTAATTCGCGAAAACGGGCGCCGAGGCCTCGCCACGGCGTTGAACGAGGCCTACGCCGCCGCGAGCAACGAGGTCGTCGTCAAAACAGACTGCGATTCGCGACTCGCACCCGACGCCGTTCGAAAGGCAACGGCGAATCTCGCCGATCCGGACGTCTCCGGGGTCACCGGTCGGAACGCAGCGGTAATCGGCGACAGTCAGGTCGAGCGGGGCTATCGCGACATCCAGACGATGATTCAGATTCTCGAATCACACATCGACTCGACGCTAATCTTCCACGGTCCGTTTTCGGCGTTCGACCGCGATGCGATCGTTCCGATCGACGAGGACTCGATCGCCGACGACACCGAACTCGCGCTCAAAATCCGGCGCAACGGCGGCCGGGTCGTCTTCGATCCAGACATCCACTACAAAGAGGCCGCTCACTCCGCGTTCAGCAAGCGCCGTCAGCAGAAAGACCGCCGCGCCATGGGACTCCTTCGGTTGCTATGGCGACAGCGCGATGCGCTTGGTCGTCACGGCGCCTACGGCCGCATCGTCTTACCGTTTAACTGGTGGTTCATGGTGGTCTCGCCGTGGCTCGTCGCCACTGGCTTGGCGGTAGCAACGATCGGTTCGCTCACCCTTCTGGGGCCGCTTGGACTTGCGACTCCGGTTGGCATCCTCGCATTCACGGTACTTGGCTCCCGCGATGCCCTCGGTCCGATGCAGCCGTTTTACTCGCTGTTCGATACGCAGATCTCACTGCTTCGCGCGAGCATCTCCCTTATTCGGGCTCGAGCCGACGAAGAGGACGGTCACGACGGTACCTGGGAGCCCGATCAAGAACTCCGAGAGGTGTTACAATGA
- the ribB gene encoding 3,4-dihydroxy-2-butanone-4-phosphate synthase: MTGHHAGPWSNAKGTNAVPSSAHTTADPFEDALESLRAGEPILVHDAADREGETDLIYHADAVSPMAVARLRNDAGGLVCVALGHDIAEAFDLPFYSDAIDHPATADHELGYDDRSSFSLTVNHRDTYTGITDEDRSTTIQALGEAAGSPDGTAFAEEFRVPGHVHLLKAAPDLLAQREGHTELGVALADAADLTHAVVVCEMLDDETGEALSPADAKDYADRYGFVYLEGGEIVDRF; encoded by the coding sequence ATGACGGGACACCACGCCGGTCCGTGGTCGAACGCGAAGGGGACGAACGCCGTTCCCTCGAGCGCACACACCACTGCAGATCCCTTCGAGGACGCCCTCGAGTCGCTTCGTGCGGGCGAGCCGATACTCGTCCACGACGCGGCCGACCGCGAGGGCGAAACGGACCTGATATACCACGCAGACGCCGTTTCGCCCATGGCAGTTGCCCGCTTGCGCAACGACGCTGGTGGGTTGGTCTGCGTCGCACTTGGTCACGACATCGCGGAGGCGTTTGACCTCCCGTTTTACTCGGACGCCATCGATCATCCCGCTACGGCCGACCACGAACTCGGCTACGACGATCGGTCGTCGTTCTCGCTGACGGTCAATCACCGCGACACTTACACCGGGATCACCGACGAGGATCGGTCGACGACTATTCAGGCCCTCGGCGAGGCCGCGGGGTCCCCCGACGGGACGGCATTCGCTGAGGAGTTCCGGGTCCCCGGCCACGTCCACCTGCTCAAGGCCGCACCCGACTTGCTCGCCCAGCGCGAGGGCCACACCGAACTCGGCGTCGCCCTCGCCGACGCCGCAGACCTCACACACGCCGTCGTCGTCTGTGAAATGCTCGACGACGAAACCGGCGAAGCGCTGTCACCCGCCGACGCCAAGGACTATGCAGACCGATACGGCTTCGTCTACCTCGAGGGCGGCGAGATCGTTGACCGGTTTTAG
- a CDS encoding sulfatase-like hydrolase/transferase codes for MTVSESVETGRTTLLVTVDSLRADRFDEMERTVEFLESTHQRAFATSTATLGSFPAIVGGEYANGDGLNDGTSVARAFDRHSVAVTTNHLLSAEYGYDEGFDSFTSPKGGGETVKEKGAALLERGSLAYEVASWGWNRYQAFRSRFGDIEKSFRPADDVIDQFLEAVERRDEWFGWLHFMEPHHPYDPDGANLSRAEAQRVTRRVLAGRGSEDDEELVRELYRLEIEDLDRKLARLWEAVPDETRVVFCADHGELLGEGGLWGHPGEMRPELLRVPFGTRNAPALGEVVSLIDVPTVLTGAEHGIGTLQREVAFAAYGERKAAMNADHLATSEGSVRLSDGRRVTDPALEGKLERFDPAYVIKENALREDLEDLGYA; via the coding sequence ATGACAGTGTCAGAGTCGGTCGAGACGGGGAGAACGACGCTATTGGTCACCGTCGACTCGCTTCGCGCCGATCGGTTCGACGAGATGGAGCGAACGGTAGAGTTCCTCGAGTCGACCCACCAGCGGGCGTTCGCGACATCGACGGCGACCCTCGGTAGTTTTCCCGCGATCGTCGGTGGTGAGTACGCGAACGGAGACGGCCTCAACGATGGAACCAGCGTCGCCCGCGCGTTCGATCGCCACAGCGTCGCGGTGACGACGAACCACCTCCTCTCTGCCGAGTACGGCTACGATGAAGGATTCGACTCGTTCACCTCCCCGAAAGGTGGTGGGGAGACGGTGAAAGAAAAAGGCGCGGCGCTGCTGGAACGTGGCTCCCTCGCGTACGAGGTGGCCAGTTGGGGCTGGAATCGATATCAGGCGTTTCGAAGCCGCTTCGGCGACATCGAAAAGTCGTTCCGGCCGGCCGACGACGTGATCGACCAGTTTCTCGAGGCAGTCGAGAGGCGGGATGAGTGGTTCGGTTGGCTGCACTTCATGGAACCGCACCATCCCTACGATCCGGACGGCGCGAATCTGAGTCGGGCCGAGGCCCAGCGAGTGACCCGCCGCGTGCTCGCCGGTCGCGGATCGGAAGACGACGAAGAACTCGTCCGCGAACTCTACCGTCTGGAGATCGAGGATTTAGACAGAAAACTGGCACGGCTCTGGGAGGCGGTTCCGGACGAAACGCGGGTCGTCTTCTGTGCGGATCACGGCGAACTACTCGGTGAAGGCGGTCTGTGGGGTCATCCCGGCGAAATGCGGCCGGAACTGCTCCGCGTGCCGTTCGGCACTCGAAACGCACCCGCCCTCGGCGAAGTCGTCTCTCTGATCGACGTCCCGACGGTCCTCACTGGAGCCGAACACGGTATCGGCACGCTCCAGCGCGAGGTTGCCTTCGCGGCCTACGGCGAGCGGAAAGCGGCGATGAACGCCGATCACCTCGCGACGAGCGAGGGGAGCGTTCGACTCTCGGACGGGAGGCGGGTAACCGACCCCGCACTCGAGGGGAAACTCGAGCGGTTCGACCCCGCGTACGTGATCAAAGAGAACGCGCTGCGAGAAGACCTGGAGGATCTCGGATACGCATGA
- a CDS encoding sulfatase-like hydrolase/transferase yields MTNVALIVLDTLRYDAFETHFDWLPGRRFEHAWSTSHWTVPAHVSLFTGRYASEVGIYAGAQTFDCPDRLLAERLQSSGYTTRAFSANPNLSPVFEADRGFDQFELSWRLEHHGDDLFDWDGFIAETREQGPERYAAALKEVLLGDNRTIPSLKHGAKLKLRDTPLGHHVENDDDGASTALELVRDTSFGDDEFLFLNLMEAHSPYDPPAEWKTVDVDVDGLAASLGEPTDDPTDIERAYEDCVRYLSHIYERIFAEVRESFDLIVTVSDHGELLGEHGGWEHLSGIYPELAHVPLSVYDSRAEIVEEVTYDDHSVSVLDVHETILAAAGLTSGPDSRGRNLVDRSELESESVCPDCTDEDRSEGSHDDVLVEYHGIPDRHLDALRRKGFEDVAHRSRWLDGIAVGEYFGYETFEGFEESGESPYEDPQARIRDVVDAIDRRTDVQGDGEIDESVMRQLEDLGYA; encoded by the coding sequence ATGACGAACGTCGCGCTCATCGTTCTCGACACGCTTCGGTACGACGCCTTCGAAACGCACTTCGACTGGTTGCCGGGCAGGCGCTTCGAACACGCCTGGAGTACGAGCCACTGGACGGTCCCGGCACACGTCTCGTTGTTCACCGGCCGATACGCGAGCGAGGTCGGAATCTACGCCGGCGCACAGACTTTCGACTGTCCCGATCGCTTGCTCGCGGAACGGTTGCAATCGTCGGGATACACGACGCGGGCGTTTAGCGCGAACCCGAATCTGTCCCCCGTGTTCGAGGCCGATCGGGGCTTCGACCAGTTCGAACTGAGTTGGCGCCTCGAGCACCACGGCGACGACCTCTTCGACTGGGATGGCTTCATCGCGGAGACGCGCGAGCAAGGCCCAGAGCGGTATGCCGCCGCGTTGAAGGAGGTTCTCCTTGGCGACAACCGGACCATCCCGTCGCTGAAACACGGTGCGAAGTTGAAGCTTCGGGACACGCCTCTCGGCCACCACGTCGAAAACGACGACGACGGCGCGAGCACCGCACTCGAACTGGTCCGCGACACGTCGTTTGGCGACGACGAGTTCCTCTTTTTGAACCTGATGGAAGCACACTCGCCGTACGATCCGCCCGCGGAGTGGAAGACCGTCGACGTCGACGTCGACGGACTTGCCGCCTCACTCGGCGAGCCGACGGACGACCCCACGGATATCGAACGGGCATACGAGGACTGTGTTCGGTACCTCTCACACATCTACGAGCGGATATTTGCGGAGGTTCGTGAGTCGTTCGACCTGATCGTCACGGTCAGCGACCACGGCGAACTTCTCGGGGAGCACGGCGGCTGGGAGCACCTCTCGGGTATCTACCCCGAGCTCGCCCACGTACCGTTATCCGTGTACGATTCCCGCGCCGAAATCGTCGAGGAGGTCACATACGACGATCACTCGGTAAGCGTCCTCGACGTCCACGAGACGATACTCGCCGCGGCCGGCCTCACGTCCGGTCCCGACTCCAGAGGGCGCAACCTCGTCGACCGATCGGAACTCGAGTCCGAGTCGGTCTGTCCGGACTGCACGGATGAGGATCGCAGTGAGGGGAGCCACGATGACGTCCTCGTCGAGTACCACGGCATCCCCGACCGGCACCTCGATGCCCTTCGACGCAAGGGGTTCGAGGATGTTGCACACCGCAGCCGGTGGCTCGACGGGATCGCGGTGGGTGAGTATTTCGGCTACGAGACGTTCGAGGGATTCGAGGAGTCCGGCGAGTCGCCCTACGAGGACCCGCAAGCGCGCATTCGTGACGTCGTCGACGCGATCGACCGTCGGACGGACGTCCAGGGTGACGGCGAGATCGACGAATCGGTGATGCGACAGCTCGAAGATCTGGGATATGCATGA
- a CDS encoding PAS domain-containing sensor histidine kinase, which translates to MTTTEVAEQLDLGRRSTYERLERLVDHDRLGTKKVGGNGRVWWQPSTNGHAFTKGQERDAVDSDLGTVFDRISDSFYALDEELRFRYLNDTAADLFGLDQDAIGSDIRNENLTETYENALYEALETQKAVVFEDYYPPWDKWFLNAIYSSESGLSVYSRDITERKRREQELSRYETIVETSPIGITIVDSDGEMQFANDRAEEIYGRSKDQINDLSFDDSEWSEVDVDGEPLPDDEKPFPQIMESGEPVFDYVSGISGPDEQRVWISINGAPVYNDHGEIESAVFAIEDITERKEREQALRESEARYRSLTNDVLDTSGVGTFILNSDFEVVWINEAIEEFFGLDREAIVGRNKRALIEAEIADIFEEPERFANRVTATYEDNTYTEEFESHVLEEGSLEERWVNHWSQPIESGLYAGGRIEHYTDITERKERERALEESERRYRTLAENFPNGAVALFDEDLRYTAVGGKLLKVEGVDPEDRVGRSVYDLYPEEIVDQVEPYFRATLTGEPNTFETEYLDRHLLNQTLPVRNADDEIFAGMLVVQDITERREYQRKLEESNERLEQFAYAASHDLQEPLRMVTSYLQLIESRYGDALDEDGEEFLEFAVDGAERMRNMIDGLLEYSRIETRGDPFEPVDLDDVLDDVREDLQMRIDESDAEITTDDLPRVHGDASQLRQVFQNLLSNAIEYSGDKPPQVDISATRDNERWIISVRDNGVGIDPDEQERIFEVFQRLHTFEEYSGTGIGLALSRRIVERHGGEIWVDSEPGEGSTFSFTLPARQNQEG; encoded by the coding sequence ATGACGACAACCGAAGTGGCCGAGCAACTCGACCTCGGCCGTCGGAGCACCTACGAGCGCTTAGAACGACTCGTCGATCACGACCGACTCGGAACAAAGAAAGTCGGAGGAAACGGACGCGTGTGGTGGCAGCCATCCACGAACGGACACGCGTTCACGAAGGGACAGGAAAGGGATGCGGTAGACAGCGACCTCGGCACGGTCTTCGATCGAATCTCGGACAGTTTCTACGCGCTCGACGAAGAACTCCGCTTTCGCTATCTGAACGACACCGCAGCAGACCTTTTTGGACTGGATCAGGACGCAATTGGTTCGGACATTCGTAACGAGAATCTCACGGAGACGTACGAGAACGCACTGTATGAGGCTCTTGAAACACAAAAGGCCGTAGTCTTCGAAGACTACTATCCTCCGTGGGACAAGTGGTTTCTGAACGCCATCTATTCCTCAGAATCTGGTCTGTCGGTCTACTCCCGCGACATCACCGAACGGAAGCGACGTGAACAAGAACTGAGCCGCTACGAAACGATCGTCGAGACGAGTCCAATCGGCATCACGATCGTTGACAGTGACGGCGAAATGCAGTTCGCCAACGACCGCGCTGAGGAGATCTACGGTCGGAGCAAAGACCAGATCAACGACCTCAGCTTTGACGATTCCGAGTGGAGCGAAGTCGACGTTGACGGCGAACCACTCCCGGATGACGAGAAGCCGTTCCCGCAGATTATGGAGTCCGGAGAACCCGTGTTCGATTATGTCAGTGGGATATCTGGTCCGGATGAACAACGAGTCTGGATCTCTATCAACGGAGCGCCGGTCTACAACGACCACGGAGAGATCGAGAGTGCTGTGTTCGCCATCGAAGACATCACCGAGCGCAAGGAGCGCGAGCAGGCACTCAGGGAGAGCGAGGCGCGCTATCGGTCGCTGACGAATGACGTCCTCGACACATCAGGCGTGGGAACGTTCATCCTGAATTCCGACTTCGAGGTCGTCTGGATCAACGAGGCGATCGAGGAGTTCTTCGGACTCGATCGCGAGGCGATCGTCGGTCGGAACAAACGAGCGCTCATCGAAGCGGAGATCGCGGATATCTTCGAGGAGCCCGAACGGTTTGCCAACCGCGTGACCGCCACCTACGAGGACAACACCTACACCGAGGAGTTCGAGAGCCACGTCCTCGAGGAGGGGAGCCTCGAGGAACGCTGGGTAAACCACTGGAGCCAGCCCATAGAGTCTGGGCTCTACGCCGGCGGCCGCATCGAGCATTACACTGACATCACCGAACGAAAGGAGCGCGAACGTGCGCTCGAGGAGTCCGAACGGCGCTACCGGACGCTCGCTGAGAATTTTCCGAACGGTGCAGTTGCGCTGTTTGACGAGGATCTGCGTTATACAGCCGTGGGCGGCAAGCTCCTGAAAGTAGAAGGTGTCGACCCTGAAGACCGGGTCGGACGTAGTGTCTACGACCTCTATCCGGAGGAAATCGTCGACCAAGTTGAGCCCTATTTCCGTGCCACGCTCACAGGCGAGCCGAATACATTTGAGACTGAATATCTCGATCGCCACCTGCTCAATCAGACCCTGCCTGTCAGGAACGCCGACGACGAAATCTTCGCCGGGATGCTCGTCGTTCAAGATATCACGGAACGACGGGAGTACCAGCGCAAACTCGAGGAGTCGAACGAACGGTTAGAGCAGTTCGCCTACGCCGCCTCCCACGACCTCCAAGAGCCACTGCGAATGGTCACGAGCTACCTCCAACTGATCGAGAGTCGGTACGGCGATGCGCTCGACGAAGACGGTGAAGAATTCCTCGAGTTCGCCGTCGACGGCGCCGAGCGGATGCGCAACATGATCGACGGTCTGCTCGAGTACTCGCGCATCGAAACGCGTGGCGATCCGTTTGAACCGGTCGACCTCGACGATGTCCTTGATGACGTTCGCGAAGATCTCCAAATGCGGATCGACGAGAGTGACGCCGAGATCACGACCGATGACCTCCCTCGCGTACATGGTGACGCCAGCCAGTTGCGCCAGGTCTTCCAGAACCTGCTGAGTAATGCGATCGAGTACAGCGGGGACAAGCCGCCGCAGGTCGACATTTCCGCCACGCGTGATAACGAACGATGGATCATTTCAGTGCGGGATAACGGTGTTGGGATCGATCCTGATGAACAGGAGCGTATCTTCGAGGTGTTCCAACGACTGCATACCTTCGAGGAATACTCGGGGACGGGCATTGGCCTCGCACTGTCCCGGCGGATTGTCGAGCGCCATGGCGGCGAGATCTGGGTCGACTCCGAACCCGGAGAGGGGTCGACGTTCTCGTTTACGCTTCCTGCAAGACAGAATCAGGAGGGGTGA
- a CDS encoding DUF120 domain-containing protein, with amino-acid sequence MSVIAESTIGQNELAVLKLLGLEGGLEGDVKISCSHLADRLGASNQTASRRLQRLESADLLDRDTVSDGQWVSVTEQGERTLHAEYDDYRRIFETESTIELEGTVTSGMGEGRHYISLSGYQRQFEDRLGYEPFPGTLNVDLREDSIRRRSAMASLDPVPIDGWESDERTYGPAVCYAATVKTTDGDVYEDAHTIAPERTHHDDDQLEVIAPEKLRDELDLEDGDHVTVSVEDRE; translated from the coding sequence ATGTCAGTCATTGCCGAGTCCACCATCGGGCAAAACGAACTCGCCGTGCTCAAACTCCTCGGACTCGAGGGTGGACTCGAAGGCGACGTCAAGATTTCCTGCTCTCACCTCGCCGATCGCCTCGGTGCGTCGAATCAGACCGCCTCGCGACGGCTGCAACGGCTCGAAAGCGCAGATCTTCTCGACCGAGACACGGTCAGCGACGGTCAATGGGTCTCGGTCACTGAACAAGGCGAGCGCACGCTCCACGCGGAGTACGATGACTATCGTCGCATCTTCGAAACCGAGTCGACCATCGAACTCGAGGGGACGGTTACCAGCGGAATGGGCGAGGGACGCCACTACATTTCTCTGTCGGGTTACCAACGCCAGTTTGAGGACCGCCTCGGCTACGAGCCGTTTCCGGGGACGTTGAACGTCGACCTCCGGGAGGATAGCATCCGTCGACGCAGTGCCATGGCCTCGCTCGACCCCGTCCCCATCGACGGCTGGGAATCGGACGAGCGAACGTACGGTCCGGCCGTCTGCTACGCTGCGACGGTCAAAACCACTGACGGTGACGTCTACGAGGACGCCCACACTATCGCTCCCGAACGTACTCATCACGACGACGACCAACTCGAGGTCATCGCGCCCGAGAAACTTCGAGACGAACTCGACCTCGAGGACGGCGATCACGTCACCGTTTCTGTGGAGGATCGCGAATGA